Proteins encoded together in one Desulfovibrio sp. UCD-KL4C window:
- the metE gene encoding 5-methyltetrahydropteroyltriglutamate--homocysteine S-methyltransferase codes for MLTHTLGYPRMGSNRELKKKLELYWKGDVLEDDLASTARSLRKLHWENQSQAGVDLIPVGDFSYYDHMLDNAVRFGAIPERYGVTDEKADLSNYFVMARGETGENGTPAMEMTKWFDTNYHYIVPEFIEGQNFYVADESLLKQVKEAASMGYNVKAVLPGPLTFLLLGKCSGEEFDRLTLLEKLIPAYCDLIERLAGSCSWIQFDEPVLSLDLDKDVLKLFAPVYRTFKEAASDTKIMVATYFGGLGENLTTAANLPVDALHVDLIRGEQDIDDLLVNLDSRLSLSIGVVDGRNIWRTDLDKSISFAEKVVKVLGSERVFIAPSCSLLHVPFDLDLETSLDSEIKSWMAFARQKCSEIRVVADAVSGVDVKDKLAINRKIIESRKSSARVNNPEVSKRIEDLKDADFKRSSIYNIRAEIQRNDLGFPLLPTTTIGSFPQTIEVRSNRRKFKAGQISTDEYEKFMHEYIADCIRRQNDIGLDLFVHGEPERNDMVEYFGEHFEGYCFTSNGWVQSYGSRCVKPPIIFGDVSRPEAITVDWINYARTISPKEVKGMLTGPVTILCWSFVRDDQPRSETCRQIALSVRDEVADLEKSGVKVIQIDEPALREGMPLRKAEQAEYLKWAQECFRLSSSCVKDETQIHTHMCYCEFDEIIETIAALDADVISIEASRSRMELLGSFKNFSYPNEVGPGVYDIHSPAIPAEEEMTLLLEKALEVIPAEKLWVNPDCGLKTRRWEEVEPSLINMVKAAKRVRLKIQ; via the coding sequence ATGCTGACGCACACTTTAGGCTATCCCAGAATGGGAAGTAACAGGGAACTTAAAAAGAAACTTGAATTATATTGGAAGGGGGATGTGCTGGAAGATGATCTTGCTTCCACAGCCCGCTCACTCAGAAAACTACATTGGGAGAATCAGTCTCAGGCAGGTGTGGATCTTATCCCTGTAGGAGATTTTTCATATTACGATCATATGCTTGATAATGCTGTCAGGTTCGGTGCTATTCCTGAAAGGTATGGCGTTACTGACGAAAAAGCAGACCTCAGTAATTATTTTGTTATGGCACGTGGAGAAACGGGTGAAAATGGAACTCCTGCTATGGAAATGACAAAATGGTTTGATACGAATTATCACTATATCGTTCCAGAGTTCATTGAGGGGCAGAATTTTTATGTCGCTGATGAATCGCTTTTAAAACAGGTTAAAGAAGCAGCTTCGATGGGTTACAATGTTAAAGCCGTTTTACCCGGTCCGCTTACTTTTTTGCTTCTTGGAAAATGCTCTGGAGAAGAGTTCGATAGGTTAACGCTGCTTGAAAAGTTAATTCCTGCATACTGCGACCTGATCGAACGCCTAGCCGGCTCTTGTTCATGGATTCAATTTGATGAACCAGTGCTTTCACTTGATTTAGATAAAGATGTTTTAAAGCTGTTTGCTCCAGTATACAGAACTTTTAAAGAAGCAGCTTCAGATACCAAAATTATGGTAGCAACATATTTTGGAGGGCTTGGCGAGAACCTGACAACGGCAGCAAATCTTCCTGTTGATGCATTACACGTAGATCTTATTCGCGGCGAACAGGATATTGATGATCTATTAGTTAATTTAGATAGCAGGTTATCCCTCTCTATTGGTGTTGTTGACGGCAGAAATATTTGGCGCACTGATCTTGATAAAAGCATTTCTTTTGCTGAAAAAGTTGTGAAGGTTTTAGGAAGTGAGAGAGTTTTTATTGCCCCTTCATGCTCACTTTTGCATGTGCCATTTGATCTTGATCTTGAAACTTCTCTTGATTCTGAAATTAAATCATGGATGGCATTCGCCCGTCAGAAGTGCTCTGAAATAAGAGTTGTCGCCGATGCAGTCAGCGGAGTTGATGTTAAAGACAAGCTGGCGATTAATCGCAAAATTATCGAATCTCGTAAAAGTAGCGCCCGAGTAAATAATCCAGAAGTATCAAAGAGAATTGAAGATTTAAAAGATGCAGATTTTAAGCGATCTTCGATTTATAATATACGTGCCGAAATTCAGCGAAATGATCTCGGTTTTCCTCTTTTACCTACAACAACGATCGGTTCATTTCCTCAAACAATTGAGGTTCGTTCTAATAGAAGAAAATTTAAAGCCGGACAGATTAGTACAGATGAGTATGAAAAATTTATGCATGAATACATAGCAGATTGTATTCGTCGTCAAAATGATATCGGACTTGATCTTTTTGTTCACGGTGAACCTGAACGTAATGATATGGTGGAATATTTTGGTGAACACTTCGAAGGATATTGTTTTACTTCAAATGGGTGGGTTCAGAGTTATGGATCAAGATGTGTAAAACCACCTATAATTTTTGGTGATGTCTCGCGTCCTGAAGCTATTACCGTTGACTGGATTAATTATGCACGAACTATTTCTCCAAAAGAAGTTAAAGGGATGTTGACCGGTCCGGTAACTATTCTTTGCTGGAGTTTTGTCCGTGATGATCAGCCGCGCAGCGAAACCTGCAGGCAGATTGCCCTTTCGGTTCGCGACGAAGTTGCAGATCTGGAAAAAAGCGGAGTTAAAGTTATTCAAATTGATGAACCGGCTCTACGTGAAGGCATGCCTCTTCGTAAGGCTGAACAAGCTGAATACCTTAAGTGGGCTCAGGAGTGTTTCCGGCTGTCCTCTTCGTGCGTGAAAGACGAGACTCAGATTCATACTCATATGTGCTACTGCGAATTTGATGAAATAATCGAAACTATTGCAGCTCTTGATGCAGACGTAATCAGCATTGAAGCCAGTCGCAGCCGCATGGAACTACTCGGTAGTTTTAAAAACTTCAGTTATCCAAATGAAGTAGGACCTGGTGTTTATGATATTCATAGTCCCGCGATCCCTGCGGAAGAGGAGATGACTCTACTGCTTGAGAAAGCCTTGGAAGTTATTCCTGCCGAAAAACTTTGGGTTAATCCTGATTGCGGACTTAAAACTCGCAGGTGGGAGGAAGTTGAGCCTTCGCTAATAAATATGGTTAAGGCTGCTAAAAGAGTACGTCTAAAAATTCAATAA
- a CDS encoding methylenetetrahydrofolate reductase, with product MNVASSIKESGQFFSFEFFPPKEKGAWDNFMGKAERLAALEPLFASVTYGAGGSSHDNSLAVCEAINKEMGIDILAHLTCVGASENSIDDFVGRLSEVGVSDILALGGDGRSDDVNDESRFYRAADLVEYVGSKFSDMGIAVAGYPGGHPDSPTIAQDISYHCEKLSKGSDFTITQLFFDNRQYFDYVDRVEALEFNQPVIPGVLPIQSLGSLRRIMSLCGASIPGDLYCGVEKAFKEGGDEAVMEFGFNFAQNQIVGLLKGGAPGVHIYTLNRVAMCERLIGSLKSDGYFA from the coding sequence ATGAATGTAGCAAGCAGCATAAAAGAATCCGGACAGTTTTTTTCCTTTGAATTTTTTCCTCCTAAAGAAAAAGGTGCATGGGATAACTTTATGGGAAAGGCAGAAAGATTAGCTGCTCTAGAACCTTTATTTGCATCGGTTACCTATGGGGCAGGCGGTTCAAGCCATGATAATTCTCTTGCTGTTTGCGAGGCTATTAACAAGGAAATGGGTATTGATATTCTTGCTCATCTGACATGTGTGGGGGCAAGTGAAAATTCAATTGATGATTTTGTCGGCCGACTAAGTGAGGTGGGCGTTTCAGATATTCTCGCTCTTGGTGGTGACGGGCGAAGTGATGATGTGAATGATGAAAGTAGATTTTACCGAGCCGCAGATCTTGTAGAATATGTTGGGAGTAAATTTTCAGATATGGGAATAGCCGTTGCCGGGTATCCGGGCGGGCATCCTGATTCTCCTACGATCGCGCAGGATATAAGTTATCATTGTGAGAAACTGTCTAAAGGCTCTGACTTTACTATCACTCAGCTTTTCTTTGATAATAGACAATATTTTGATTACGTGGACAGGGTTGAAGCTTTGGAGTTTAATCAACCGGTAATTCCCGGAGTTTTGCCGATTCAATCCTTGGGATCACTACGAAGGATTATGTCACTTTGCGGCGCATCAATTCCCGGTGATTTATACTGCGGAGTTGAAAAAGCTTTTAAGGAAGGCGGTGACGAGGCTGTAATGGAGTTTGGTTTTAATTTTGCGCAGAATCAAATTGTAGGTCTTCTTAAAGGAGGAGCCCCGGGGGTTCATATCTATACTCTTAACCGTGTCGCTATGTGTGAAAGGTTAATCGGAAGTTTAAAGTCTGATGGTTATTTTGCTTAA